From Pyrenophora tritici-repentis strain M4 chromosome 1, whole genome shotgun sequence, the proteins below share one genomic window:
- a CDS encoding Kynureninase → MDLTKAVEQLRQGQKPQWPATCESLEFAQSLDASKGISSTLRQNFIVPSKAQIRRKTLKDDTQTAHPASNSEDEAIYFCGNSLGLQPRAVGEHLNAYLKTWGSIVVGGHFTALEDSPLTPFQDMAAACSSKMADIVGASPSEIVAMNTLTINLHLMMAAFYKPMEKKHKIMCEWRPFPSDWYAIESQIEWHGLDPKKSMLLVEPDDGHIITTDNILRLITDNADELALIMLPGIQYYSGQLLDIPTITAHARKHNITIGWDLAHAAGNVELKLHDWDVDFACWCTYKYMNAGAGAIAGAFIHEKHGNNDHYKGLKGWYGHDKSSRFLMDNKFVPTPGAQGFQCSNPSIVDLTCLAGALSVFEKTSMADLRSRSLLLTAYAEHLLSQIAARNSTDGASPFQIITPSDPRFRGAQLSVLLPEDIFDDASAALVENGVVCDKRKPGIIRVAPVPLYNTFGDVWRFMRVFEEAIREKRQERHSQTMPAVEARL, encoded by the coding sequence ATGGACCTGACCAAGGCTGTCGAACAGCTCCGGCAAGGGCAAAAGCCGCAATGGCCGGCGACCTGCGAGTCATTGGAGTTTGCGCAATCTCTCGATGCGAGTAAGGGAATTTCGTCAACTCTCCGCCAGAACTTCATTGTACCGAGCAAAGCGCAAATTCGGCGGAAAACTCTCAAGGACGACACTCAAACGGCGCATCCAGCATCAAATTCAGAGGATGAGGCGATCTACTTCTGCGGCAATTCTCTAGGTCTGCAACCAAGAGCTGTGGGCGAGCACCTGAACGCATATCTCAAAACATGGGGTTCAATCGTCGTTGGTGGTCACTTTACCGCCCTTGAAGACTCCCCTCTCACACCCTTCCAAGACATGGCGGCTGCGTGCTCAAGCAAGATGGCAGACATTGTAGGTGCTTCGCCCTCGGAAATTGTCGCAATGAACACTTTGACCATCAACCTGCATTTGATGATGGCAGCCTTTTACAAACCAATGGAGAAGAAGCACAAGATCATGTGCGAGTGGCGGCCTTTTCCCAGTGACTGGTACGCCATCGAGTCACAGATTGAATGGCATGGTCTTGACCCAAAGAAGAGTATGCTGCTAGTGGAACCGGACGATGGGCATATCATTACAACAGACAACATCCTCAGACTCATTACCGATAATGCCGATGAACTTGCTCTCATCATGTTGCCCGGTATCCAATACTACAGTGGCCAGCTTCTCGACATCCCTACCATCACCGCACATGCACGCAAACACAACATCACCATCGGATGGGATCTAGCACACGCCGCCGGTAACGTCGAACTCAAGCTCCACGACTGGGACGTTGATTTTGCCTGCTGGTGTACATACAAGTATATGAACGCTGGTGCCGGTGCTATCGCGGGTGCTTTCATCCACGAAAAGCATGGCAACAATGACCACTACAAGGGGCTAAAGGGCTGGTACGGCCACGACAAGTCCTCTCGTTTCTTGATGGACAACAAATTCGTCCCCACACCTGGCGCGCAAGGCTTCCAATGCTCCAACCCCTCAATCGTCGATCTCACATGCCTGGCCGGCGCCCTCAGCGTCTTCGAGAAGACCTCAATGGCCGATCTTCGCTCAAGATCACTACTCCTGACCGCATATGCTGAGCATCTTCTTTCCCAAATAGCCGCACGCAACTCAACAGACGGTGCTTCTCCCTTCCAAATCATCACACCCTCAGATCCTCGTTTCCGCGGCGCACAGCTTAGTGTTCTATTACCAGAAGATATCTTCGATGATGCGAGTGCGGCGTTGGTTGAGAATGGTGTTGTCTGTGATAAGAGGAAACCTGGTATCATCCGTGTAGCACCTGTGCCATTGTACAATACATTTGGCGATGTGTGGAGGTTTATGCGGGTATTTGAAGAGGCGATACGGGAGAAGAGGCAGGAGAGACATTCACAAACGATGCCGGCGGTTGAGGCGCGGCTATAA
- a CDS encoding indoleamine 2,3-dioxygenase family protein: protein MSPHRIPVLPSRDALHQYGISKNGFLPAEPPLRQLPHGYYRPWERIVEHLPVLIERQQIREWVDELPVLETSHLSSEAEWQRAHSLLAVIAQGYIWTGPEPSQRLPPAISVPFLQTAERLEVHPVATYAALNLWNWTPLSDDADLTQPENMIALHTATGSDDESWFFIISNAMEARAGPLIEAMLGAMEAAELNDAETVIRALQYFESGMKSIGQLLERMDERCDAQVFYHEIRPFLSGSMNMSAAGLPNGVFYDEGDGKGSWRMYRGGSNGQSSLLQFFDAVLSVDHSRSGGFHAEMRGYMPGPHARFLDDVQAIANIRNYVDCHPENRDLLSAFNEAIAALSAFRDKHIALVTRYIIIPSRMGKPTTAIKRRDIASASTKMVAEKPKTQELVGTGGTKLIPFLRTSRDETSETKVVH from the exons ATGAGTCCTCATAGAATTCCAGTCCTTCCCTCACGCGACGCACTCCATCAGTATGGTATCTCAAAGAACGGATTCTTACCTGCTGAGCCACCTTTACGCCAATTACCGCATGGCTATTACCGACCCTGGGAGAGGATCGTTGAACATCTCCCAGTACTTATCGAGAGGCAGCAGATAAGAGAATGGGTAGACGAGCTGCCAGTCCTCGAAACCTCGCATCTTTCTAGCGAAGCAGAGTGGCAAAGAGCCCATTCGCTATTGGCGGTTATAGCTCAGGGATATATTTGGACTGGCCCCGAGCCATCACAA CGACTACCTCCTGCAATCTCTGTGCCTTTCCTCCAGACTGCTGAGCGTCTCGAGGTCCACCCAGTCGCCACATACGCAGCACTAAACTTATGGAACTGGACACCGCTTAGCGACGACGCCGACTTGACGCAACCAGAAAACATGATCGCATTGCACACTGCAACCGGCAGTGATGACGAATCGTGGTTCTTTATAATCTCCAATGCCATGGAGGCAAGGGCCGGGCCATTGATTGAAGCCATGCTTGGTGCTATGGAAGCGGCTGAGCTCAACGACGCTGAGACTGTTATTCGTGCTCTGCAGTACTTCGAAAGTGGCATGAAGAGTATTGGTCAGCTTCTGGAACGCATGGACGAGCGATGCGACGCACAAGTATTCTACCATGAGATTCGTCCCTTTCTTAGTGGCAGCATGAACATGAGTGCTGCAGGACTACCAAATGGGGTGTTCTACGATGAAGGCGACGGAAAAGGTTCGTGGCGGATGTATCGAGGTGGCTCCAATGGTCAGTCGTCATTACTACAATTCTTCGATGCCGTTCTATCGGTGGATCACTCCAGAAGCGGTGGCTTCCATGCAGAGATGCGTGGCTATATGCCAGGGCCCCACGCTAGATTCCTCGACGACGTGCAGGCGATTGCAAATATTCGCAACTACGTGGATTGCCATCCAGAGAACAGGGACCTCCTTTCGGCTTTCAATGAAGCAATCGCGGCACTTAGCGCTTTCCGCGACAAACACATCGCACTAGTAACCAGGTACATCATCATACCAAGCCGCATGGGAAAGCCAACTACTGCGATAAAGAGAAGGGACATCGCATCCGCCTCCACTAAGATGGTCGCCGAGAAGCCAAAGACACAAGAATTGGTTGGGACTGGTGGAACCAAGCTTATCCCCTTCCTAAGAACTTCTCGGGACGAGACCAGCGAAACGAAAGTCGTACATTGA
- a CDS encoding Fungal-trans multi-domain protein encodes MPEPEARSEKRRRIDRVTAACDLCKKRKVKCDGEQPCAYCTRKDRASTCVFSGPTRLPNEQRTPRSRVPSVGRTPNLRENIEEEDGNGTSLSPTLSREDQQGDTAVPLEGRILRDAQGKLIFIGDCAPLSFLQTVRHLITSEVDSGVAVQAARDPIIEITRPESTDPQQCPSIDPDEVDMLVKEYVTATGGLVQLFQPEDLAPELKSWANGRRLSSDDAASAVFYLVLSIGAQEQFEDKAEAWFRRARDLLLKYMCSSMNVSTVQGFTLVAVFMLRASQPNGAYLYFSLAARAAYAIGIHRTEVNASFGGNIKVVRDRIWKSLRVVDQLISNVLGRPPSTSDVDCTVKYNAPEEPLVDFSANVLDASVQIFMIIERVVVEVYSRKRISLRIADYVSRQLKNWASKWLRKLSDITNKQDAREAAVGACSTLCSYYYGIMLLTRPFLIYELYEYIGTSLRSGGTQADHQEKRKYADAALDAAATLVDTLLVLINADQLPRKMPLIVSWLFTATLVLTVGIMGNSGLTLEDSCKDAITCMDYFGRVDPHARQYSQVAQSLLKITTAHAKKRALHLRRKRKEASSELFGLLSSDQALRASTANGGQLRRSSETLGTRDSAQRNLPASASLDWTIYDADFFALPWANENDQGLQDFLQPGTHNLEGASVADIPLFPIYDQHTGSGLFP; translated from the exons ATGCCCGAGCCGGAAGCACGATCGGAAAAACGTCGCCGCATTGATCGCGTTACAGCAGCTTGTGATCTTTGCAAAAAGAGAAAGGTCAAATGCGATGGAGAGCAACCATGCGCGTATTGCACACGGAAGGATCGCGCGTCTACGTGTGTGTTTAGTGGTCCAACGCGCCTTCCTAATGAGCAGCGCACACCTCGATCCCGTGTTCCTTCAGTGGGCCGAACACCAAACCTTCGCGAAAATATCGAAGAGGAAGATGGAAATGGTACCTCGCTTTCTCCCACTTTAAGTAGAGAAGATCAACAAGGAGATACAGCAGTGCCTTTGGAAGGCCGCATACTGCGTGACGCTCAGGGAAAACTCATCTTTATTGGCGACTGCGCTCCACTGTCCTTCTTGCAAACAGTAAGGCATCTCATCACGTCTGAAGTTGACTCAGGGGTTGCTGTCCAAGCTGCGCGAGACCCCATCATCGAAATAACCCGACCGGAATCTACAGATCCACAGCAGTGTCCCTCGATCGACCCAGATGAAGTGGATATGCTAGTCAAGGAATATGTTACTGCCACTGGCGGCCTCGTTCAATTGTTCCAACCCGAGGACTTGGCACCCGAGTTGAAGAGTTGGGCAAATGGCCGTCGGTTAAGCTCAGATGATGCTGCATCAGCCGTTTTCTATCTTGTACTTTCTATTGGCGCACAAGAGCAGTTCGAAGACAAGGCAGAAGCTTGGTTCAGACGTGCTCGGGACCTGCTCCTAAAGTACATGTGTAGCAGCATGAACGTTTCAACCGTTCAGGGGTTTACACTCGTCGCGGTCTTCATGCTCAGAGCATCACAGCCGAATGGCGCGTATTTATACTTTT CTTTGGCTGCGCGTGCCGCGTATGCGATTGGTATTCACCGAACAGAAGTTAACGCTTCTTTTGGTGGAAATATCAAAGTAGTGAGAGATCGCATCTGGAAAAGTCTACGAGTTGTGGATCAGCTTATAAG TAACGTTCTAGGTCGACCTCCTTCAACGTCCGATGTTGATTGCACCGTCAAATATAACGCCCCAGAAGAGCCGCTAGTCGACTTTAGCGCAAATGTGCTGGATGCTAGCGTTCAGATCTTCATGATCATCGAACGCGTAGTCGTCGAGGTGTATTCTCGCAAGCGCATATCCTTACGGATCGCCGATTATGTCTCGAGGCAGCTGAAGAACTGGGCGTCGAAATGGCTACGAAAGCTTTCGGATATCACCAACAAGCAAGACGCCCGTGAGGCTGCAGTTGGTGCTTGTTCCACACTGTGCTCTTATTACTACGGAATCATGTTACTTACCCGACCCTTCCTCATATACGAGCTATACGAGTACATAGGAACTTCTTTAAGAAGCGGGGGAACACAGGCTGACCATCAGGAGAAGCGCAAGTATGCAGACGCGGCACTCGATGCTGCTGCGACACTCGTGGATACTTTGCTGGTACTGATCAATGCAGACCAGTTGCCTCGCAAGATGCCCCTGATAGT ATCCTGGCTTTTTACTGCTACACTCGTTCTGACGGTGGGGATCATGGGCAACTCCGGCCTCACGTTAGAGGATAGTTGCAAGGATGCAATTACCTGCATGGACTATTTTGGTAGGGTTGACCCTCACGCCCGTCAATATTCGCAGGTTGCCCAATCTCTACTCAAGATCACCACTGCGCATGCAAAGAAAAGAGCACTGCACCTGCGCCGAAAACGAAAGGAAGCTTCCTCGGAGCTTTTTGGTTTATTGTCATCTGATCAAGCTCTTAGAGCATCTACGGCAAATGGCGGCCAACTACGGCGGAGTTCTGAGACCTTAGGCACCCGGGACTCTGCCCAGCGCAACCTCCCCGCTTCGGCGTCACTTGATTGGACTATCTACGATGCGGACTTTTTCGCCTTGCCGTGGGCGAATGAAAACGACCAAGGCCTCCAAGATTTCCTCCAGCCGGGCACCCATAACCTTGAGGGCGCATCAGTGGCCGACATACCTCTGTTTCCCATCTATGACCAACATACGGGGAGCGGCTTGTTCCCGTAG